One segment of Anomalospiza imberbis isolate Cuckoo-Finch-1a 21T00152 chromosome 2, ASM3175350v1, whole genome shotgun sequence DNA contains the following:
- the LOC137467575 gene encoding folate receptor gamma-like isoform X1, producing MAVALAVALAVALALLAAEAVKEPLLNVCMDAKHHKSEPGPEGRLYEQCSPWKDNACCTANTSLEAHKDQSYLYSFNWNHCGVMPPKCKRHFIQDTCLYECSPNLGPWIEQADSSWRRERILHVPLCREDCEEWWEDCKDALTCKENWHKGWNWATGTNRCPWGSMCRPFSQVFPRPKDLCEKIWSSSFQYSREPRGSGRCIQMWFDPAQGNPNAAVAKFYAWRKRSSPARAAGSGRAARALPCSELLLLPLALVLLPGELGARGSL from the exons ATGGCAGTGGCGCTGGCCGTGGCTCTGGCGGTGGCTCTGGCGCTGCTGGCTGCCGAAGCGGTGAAGGAGCCGCTGCTGAACGTGTGCATGGACGCCAAACACCACAAGAGCGAGCCGGGCCCCGAGGGCAGGCTGTACGAGCAG TGCTCCCCCTGGAAGGACAACGCCTGCTGCACAGCCAACACCAGTCTGGAAGCCCACAAGGACCAGTCCTACCTCTACAGCTTCAACTGGAACCACTGTGGGGTGATGCCACCCAAATGCAAGCGCCACTTCATCCAGGACACGTGCTTGTACGAGTGCTCCCCCAACCTGGGGCCCTGGATCGAGCAG GCTGACAGCAGCTGGCGTCGGGAGAGGATCCTCCACGTGCccctctgcagggaggactGCGAGGAGTGGTGGGAGGACTGCAAGGACGCCCTCACCTGCAAGGAGAACTGGCACaagggctggaactgggctACAG GCACCAACCGCTGTCCCTGGGGCTCCATGTGCAGACCCTTCAGCCAGGTCTTCCCCCGCCCCAAGGACCTGTGTGAGAAGATCTGGTCCAGCTCCTTCCAATACAGCCGCGAGCCCCGGGGCAGCGGGCGCTGCATCCAGATGTGGTTCGACCCCGCCCAGGGCAACCCCAACGCGGCTGTGGCCAAGTTCTACGCCTGGAGAAAGAGATCCTCCCCGGCTCGGgctgccgggagcggccgggccgCGCGGGCGCTGCCCTGCTccgagctgctcctgctgcccctggcCCTCGTGCTGCTCCCCGGGGAGCTGGGGGCTCGGGGCTCCCTGTGA
- the LOC137467575 gene encoding folate receptor alpha-like isoform X2, producing the protein MDVLRCHKEVHCSPSAPAFLCSPWKDNACCTANTSLEAHKDQSYLYSFNWNHCGVMPPKCKRHFIQDTCLYECSPNLGPWIEQADSSWRRERILHVPLCREDCEEWWEDCKDALTCKENWHKGWNWATGTNRCPWGSMCRPFSQVFPRPKDLCEKIWSSSFQYSREPRGSGRCIQMWFDPAQGNPNAAVAKFYAWRKRSSPARAAGSGRAARALPCSELLLLPLALVLLPGELGARGSL; encoded by the exons ATGGATGTGCTCAGGTGTCACAAGGAGGTGCATTGCTCCCCCTCAGCACCTGCATTTCTG TGCTCCCCCTGGAAGGACAACGCCTGCTGCACAGCCAACACCAGTCTGGAAGCCCACAAGGACCAGTCCTACCTCTACAGCTTCAACTGGAACCACTGTGGGGTGATGCCACCCAAATGCAAGCGCCACTTCATCCAGGACACGTGCTTGTACGAGTGCTCCCCCAACCTGGGGCCCTGGATCGAGCAG GCTGACAGCAGCTGGCGTCGGGAGAGGATCCTCCACGTGCccctctgcagggaggactGCGAGGAGTGGTGGGAGGACTGCAAGGACGCCCTCACCTGCAAGGAGAACTGGCACaagggctggaactgggctACAG GCACCAACCGCTGTCCCTGGGGCTCCATGTGCAGACCCTTCAGCCAGGTCTTCCCCCGCCCCAAGGACCTGTGTGAGAAGATCTGGTCCAGCTCCTTCCAATACAGCCGCGAGCCCCGGGGCAGCGGGCGCTGCATCCAGATGTGGTTCGACCCCGCCCAGGGCAACCCCAACGCGGCTGTGGCCAAGTTCTACGCCTGGAGAAAGAGATCCTCCCCGGCTCGGgctgccgggagcggccgggccgCGCGGGCGCTGCCCTGCTccgagctgctcctgctgcccctggcCCTCGTGCTGCTCCCCGGGGAGCTGGGGGCTCGGGGCTCCCTGTGA